GCGGCGGACTGGGCAGCATGCTGGCTCGCGGAATTACGACGGCGGCTGCGCACCCTGCGTACAGCGGGCACCGGAGGCAGCGGCGGCGCGGTCCGGGCCGAGTTGGTCTTCTTCCTGCACGATGAGGTGATGGTGCATGCGCCCGCGGACGGGGTTGACGCCTGCATCGCCGCCATCGAGGAATCGGCCTTGGCGGCAAAGGAGCTGTTGTTCGGGCGGATCCCGGTGGAGTTCCCGGTCAGCCTCGCCGTCGTCGACTCCTACAACCTCGCCAAATAGCGGTGCTGGCGGGCGCCGGATAACTGCCCTTGAGATGCAAGGTAACCTACCCGGCAGTAGCTCGACGGGTACGGTGGCGGAGGTTACAGTCGGAGGCGGTGACTGAAACAGACCGGTCCACACGCTGATGCAACGACGCATACCAGGGAGGTCCCCGTCCATGGCGGGAAGATTTGAAATACACCGCACAGGCGACGAGTCATACCGGCTGCGGCTCACCGACTCCGAGGGCAACACCGTTGCGGTTTCGCCAACCTTCAAGTCCCTGACCATGCTCCGTGACGGCATCAAGGCCATGCGCGAGAACGCGGCCACCGGCATCGTGGTGGATTTGCGCCGGCAGGCCTGAAGCCTAGACTCCGATTGGATGCAGCCGGTTCCGGTCCCACGGAACCGACCAGCCGAGCTGGTCGAAGAGGCCACTGAGCACAATGCCGGTGAAGCCCCACACCACCACGCCGTTCACCGTGAACGCGGGGCTGTCGAAGGTCCGCCCTGCCCGATGTACGGTGGCCATCACCCGGTTGTCCGGGTCGAGCAGGTCCCGCACCGGGACGCGGAACACTTGGGCGGATTCACCATAGTCCACCACCCGGACCGGTGAAGGTGCCTGCCACCACCCGAGCACCGGCGTCACCAGGAAGTTGCTGTGCGCCAACCCCAGCTCCTGGAGCGTGCCCAGCACTTCCACGCCGCTGGAATCCAGTCCAGTTTCCTCTTCGGCTTCCCGGAGCGCGGCCGCCACCGGGGTTTCGTCCCTGTCGATGCCGCCGCCGGGAAAGGCCACCTGGCCCGGATGGGAGCCCAGGGTGTGGGCGCGTTCCAGGAGCAGGACGTCGAGGTCGGCCGGCGCAAGTGGCTTGCCGGACGCGGCCGGGACGTCGTCAAGGACGCCAAAGAGCATCAGCACTGCGGCCCTGCGGGCGCGTGCCGCATCGACGGTCAGGGCGGCCCAGCGCGGATCAGGAGGGCCGGCCGTTCCGGATTTGGCCCGCCGGACCAGCCCGGCGAGGTCTTCGCGTGCGCTCACGGGGTCCTCTTCTGGGAAGCCATCCGGATCTCTGCGGCCCGGTGCTGTTCTGCCAGGTACTGCTCCAGCAATGCCTCGCTGCCGGGGGCAAGTTCGTATTTGAGGAGCTTGGCCGCCTTGACGGGGTCGGTCTCGCCCAGCCCGTAGCTGGGGCACCAGTTTGCCACCGGACAGGCGCCGCAGGCGGGTTTCCTGGCGTGGCAGACCCGGCGGCCATGGAAGATCACCCGGTGGGACAGCATGGTCCAGTCCCTGCGCTCGAACAGCTCCGCCACGTCCTGCTCAATCTGGACGGGATCCTCTGACTGCGTCCAGCCGAACCGCTTGGCCAGCCGGGCGAAGTGCGTGTCAACGGAGATGCCCGGAACGCCGAAAGCGTTGGCGAGCACCACGTTGGCTGTTTTGCGGCCCACGCCGGGCAACGTGACCAGTTCCTCCATCCGGCCCGGAACCTCGCCATCAAAGTCGTCCACGAGGCGGGTGCACAGGGCGAGGACGTTCTTCGACTTGGCGCGGAAGAACCCGGTGGGCTTGAGGATGGCCTCGAGCTCCGTGGGGTCCGCCTCGGCCAGGGCCCGGGCATTGGGCCACCGCGCGAACAGCACTTTGGTGACCTGGTTGACCGTCACGTCGGTGGTCTGGGCGGACAGGACGGTGGCCACGAGCAGTTCGAACGGGTTGCGGAAATCCAGTTCCGCATGGGCGTACGGGTACTTCTCGGCCAGGGCCTTGTGGATGCGCCGCGCCCTCCGCTTCAACGCCAGGACGGATTCGGACGAGACCACGGGCATCCCTGCGGCCTGGCCGGTCTTGGTGCGGGCCCCGGCCACCGGCGTCAGCCGCGCTCGATGTTGCTGAGGTCGCGCAGCACGCCCAGCCGTCCATCGGTGTGCTGGACCAGGAATTCGTGGCCGCGGTCCTCAAGTGCCAGCACCCATCCGCCGGGTTCGATCACGAACGCGGGGGCACCGGTGCGGGGGTCGAAGGCGGTGCGGTGCTGGGCAACGGCAAACCAAAAGGCCTCGTGGATCGGCTGCCCGTCCATCTCGTCGTGGCGGCTTGCCGGGTCCACCGTTGCCCCGATGGGCTGGTCGGCGCGGACCTGCTGGTGAACGGCGGTGGCAGCCGGCGGCTCCCACGCCGCCTGGGGGGCGTGAGCTGCGGGGACATCCCCGTACTGGGTCTCCTCCGCAACGGGAGCAGAGGCAGGGCGGACGACGTCGGCTGCCTGGGTGGGCGGGCCGGCGTCGACGGCGGCGGGGGTACGGTCGGAAGCTTCGGGCGCGGTCGACACGGGCGCGGACGCCGCCGCCCGGCAGCACCGGTCCCGGCACCGGCAGCTGCGGCACCCGCGGATCCTTGGGTGTCGCCGGATCCTGCGGTGGCGGCTCCTGGGGTGGCGGCTGCCGCACTGCCGGTTCCTGCAGTCGCAGCTGCCGGGCTTGCGGCCCCTGCGTTCGAAACGCCTGCGTTCGAAGCCCCTGCAGGGGCAACGGGTACAGCAGCGGTAGCGGGCGGCTGCGCGGAACGGACTGGCTCAGGGCTGTGGCCGGCAGATCCCGGCTGGACGGCGGAGGAGCCGGCACCGGCACCCCCGAAGATGCCGGCGCCCTTGAAGCCGCCCTTTGACTGGTTGGAGCTGCTCTCCGGTTTGGGCGCTTTAGGGGCCCGCGGCTTCCGGGCCGGGACCGCGGCTTCGCGGGCCACGACATGCGCCGGCATCTCGGGCCGGTCCTTGAAGTCACCGGACAGATAGGGCAGGAAACGGCCCAGCACCGTGGCAGCGAACAGGACCAGGGAGCCGATCAGGCCCACCAGCAGTGTGGTCCCGTATCCGGAGGCCACTGACAGGAAGAAAAAGGCGACGGCAAAGGAAGCCACCACTGAGGCGAACTGGTCGATGGAGAGCGAGCCCACCCGGATCCGGGTGGCAGGGGCCAGCCGGCGGGCGGCGAACAAGGCACTGGCGATCAGCGGCAGGATGATTCCCAGTCCCAGGAAGAACAGGTTGTTCAGGTTCCACAGGTTGTACCGGGCACCGAAAAGGGGCAGCAGGGACGCGACGAACAGAATCAACGTACCGGCGAAAACTGCCAGGTCCCGCACAGTGAACGGACCGAGGACCGCATGGTTGGCGTTGGGGTCGATCTTTCCGGAGGCAGCGTTACGCCCTGCAGCCTGTCCCTTGGCGGCGTCGCCGGCGGCCGTCGGGTGTCCTGGTCCCACAGCGGCGGATCCTGAGCCTCCGGACCCCGCCTCGGTGTCCGGGGCCGTTCGCTGGCCGAAGCTCTGCTGGTTCATTCTGCTCTCCTTAGCGTGGCGGCACCGGGCCCGGTCCGGACCCGAAAACCGTGCCGTCTTGACATGCGGACCGCGCCCGTCCAGGCAATGTTTGCACCTGGCCGGAGCGGTCCGAAATGAAGTCACAATTCCATCTCAGCCTAGTCAACAGCCTGGCTGATCACTAGCTGGAGCAGGCCTCCGTGGCCCTGGGAGGAGTAATGAAGACACCATTCACCGCTTAAAAAATGCCGCTCATGGCCGCACGTGTGACGGGGAGCACAGAGGATGCGCGGCAAGCATTAGGCTAGGTTGCGGAACAGCTCTTTGCGGTACGCCCGCCCGGCTGGAGCCCAATGCCGTGCCAAACGGAGGGCCCTGCGGTGCGGGTGTCCCGCGCGGCAAAGATCGATGAATGATGAGGTTCACATGTCCCAGGACACTCCCAGCTCCACGGCCACCGTTCCCTCCGCTTCCGCCCAGTAAGCAGGTCAGCAAGGCCACCAGGGCGATGCCTTTGCGAACCTGCTGCATGAGACCCGGGCCTTCCCGCCTTCCCCGGAATTTGCGGCCGACGCCGTTGTCACCGCCGCCGAGTATGGGGAAGCGGATGCCGACCGGCCGGCGTTCTGGGCCAAGAAGGCCCGGGAACTGCTGACCTGGAGCAAGGACTTCACCCAGGCGCTGGACTGGTCCAATCCGCCCTTCGCCAAGTGGTTTGTGGGCGGTGAACTCAACGCCGCCTATAACGCCCTGGACCGGCACGTCGAGGCCGGCAACGGGGACCGCGTTGCCATCTACTTTGAGGGCGAACCCGGCGACACCCGTACCTACACCTACGCACAGCTGACCGAAGAGGTGAAAAAGGCGGCCAACGCCTTCGAGTCCCTGGGCGTGGCCAAGGGTGACCGCGTGGCCGTGTACCTGCCCATGATCCCGGAGGCCGTCATCACCATGCTGGCCTGTGCGCGGATCGGGGCCATCCACTCCGTGGTGTTCGGCGGCTTCTCCGCCGAAGCCCTGCGTTCCCGCATCGATGATGCGGAGGCCAAGCTGGTGGTCACTGCCGACGGCACCTACCGCCGCGGCAAGCCAAGCCCCCTGAAGCCGGCCGTCGACGACGCGCTGGCGCACAAGGGAGATGGAGACGGCCACACCGTGCAGAACGTGGTGGTGGTCAAGCGCAACGGCCAGGACGTGGACTGGCAGGAAGGCCGAGACCACTGGTGGGCGGACACGGTGGAAGCTGCCTCCGCCGAGCACACCGCCGTGGGCCACGATTCGGAACACCCGCTGTACATCCTCTACACCTCGGGCACCACCGGAAAGCCGAAAGGCATCCTGCACACCACCGGCGGCTACCTCACCCAGACGGCCTACACGCACCGGGCGGTCTTCGACCTCCATCCGGAAACGGACGTCTACTGGTGCACGGCCGACGTCGGCTGGGTCACCGGACACTCGTACGTCGCCTACGCGCCGCTCATCAACGGTGCCACCCAGGTGATGTACGAAGGCACCCCGGACTCCCCGCACCAGGGCCGCTGGTGGGAGATCGTGGAAAAGTACAAGGTCTCCATCCTCTACACCGCGCCCACCGCCATCCGGACCTTCATGAAGTGGGGTTCGGAGATCCCGGCGAAGTACGATCTCTCGTCGCTCCGCGTCCTGGGCTCAGTCGGTGAACCCATCAACCCCGAAGCCTGGATGTGGTACCGGAAGGTCATCGGCGGCGACAGGGCACCCATCGTCGACACCTGGTGGCAGACCGAGACCGGCGCGCAGATGATCGCCCCGCTGCCCGGGGTCACCGCCACGAAGCCCGGCTCCGCCCAGGTCCCGCTGCCCGGGATCGCCGTGGACGTGGTGGACGAAATGGGCGAATCGGTCCCCAACGGCCACGGCGGGTTCCTGGTCATCCGCGAGCCCTGGCCGTCCATGCTGCGCGGCATCTGGGGCGATCCCGAGCGGTTCAAGGACACCTACTGGTCGCGCTTCGAGAACATGTACTTCGCCGGGGACGGGGCCAAGAGGGACGAGGACGGCGACATCTGGCTGCTGGGCCGGGTGGATGACGTCATGAACGTCTCGGGGCACCGGCTCTCCACCACCGAGATCGAGTCCGCCCTGGTGAGCCATCCGGCCGTGGCGGAGGCCGCCGTCGTGGGTGCCACGGACGAAACCACCGGCCAGGCCGTGGTGGCGTTCGTCATCCTGCGCGGCGACGCCGCGAACAACGGTGACGCCACTGTCCAGGAACTGCGCAACCACGTGGGCAAGGAAATCGGGCCCATCGCCAAGCCCAAGAACATCCTGGTGGTGCCCGAACTGCCCAAGACCCGTTCCGGCAAGATCATGCGCCGGCTCCTCAAGGAC
This region of Arthrobacter sp. DNA4 genomic DNA includes:
- a CDS encoding DUF1508 domain-containing protein — translated: MAGRFEIHRTGDESYRLRLTDSEGNTVAVSPTFKSLTMLRDGIKAMRENAATGIVVDLRRQA
- a CDS encoding CoA pyrophosphatase, whose product is MSAREDLAGLVRRAKSGTAGPPDPRWAALTVDAARARRAAVLMLFGVLDDVPAASGKPLAPADLDVLLLERAHTLGSHPGQVAFPGGGIDRDETPVAAALREAEEETGLDSSGVEVLGTLQELGLAHSNFLVTPVLGWWQAPSPVRVVDYGESAQVFRVPVRDLLDPDNRVMATVHRAGRTFDSPAFTVNGVVVWGFTGIVLSGLFDQLGWSVPWDRNRLHPIGV
- the nth gene encoding endonuclease III, which encodes MPVVSSESVLALKRRARRIHKALAEKYPYAHAELDFRNPFELLVATVLSAQTTDVTVNQVTKVLFARWPNARALAEADPTELEAILKPTGFFRAKSKNVLALCTRLVDDFDGEVPGRMEELVTLPGVGRKTANVVLANAFGVPGISVDTHFARLAKRFGWTQSEDPVQIEQDVAELFERRDWTMLSHRVIFHGRRVCHARKPACGACPVANWCPSYGLGETDPVKAAKLLKYELAPGSEALLEQYLAEQHRAAEIRMASQKRTP
- a CDS encoding NADH-quinone oxidoreductase subunit J, with the translated sequence MNQQSFGQRTAPDTEAGSGGSGSAAVGPGHPTAAGDAAKGQAAGRNAASGKIDPNANHAVLGPFTVRDLAVFAGTLILFVASLLPLFGARYNLWNLNNLFFLGLGIILPLIASALFAARRLAPATRIRVGSLSIDQFASVVASFAVAFFFLSVASGYGTTLLVGLIGSLVLFAATVLGRFLPYLSGDFKDRPEMPAHVVAREAAVPARKPRAPKAPKPESSSNQSKGGFKGAGIFGGAGAGSSAVQPGSAGHSPEPVRSAQPPATAAVPVAPAGASNAGVSNAGAASPAAATAGTGSAAAATPGAATAGSGDTQGSAGAAAAGAGTGAAGRRRPRPCRPRPKLPTVPPPPSTPARPPRQPTSSALPLLPLRRRPSTGMSPQLTPPRRRGSRRLPPPFTSRSAPTSPSGQRWTRQAATTRWTGSRSTRPFGLPLPSTAPPSTPAPVPPRS
- the acs gene encoding acetate--CoA ligase; this encodes MLHETRAFPPSPEFAADAVVTAAEYGEADADRPAFWAKKARELLTWSKDFTQALDWSNPPFAKWFVGGELNAAYNALDRHVEAGNGDRVAIYFEGEPGDTRTYTYAQLTEEVKKAANAFESLGVAKGDRVAVYLPMIPEAVITMLACARIGAIHSVVFGGFSAEALRSRIDDAEAKLVVTADGTYRRGKPSPLKPAVDDALAHKGDGDGHTVQNVVVVKRNGQDVDWQEGRDHWWADTVEAASAEHTAVGHDSEHPLYILYTSGTTGKPKGILHTTGGYLTQTAYTHRAVFDLHPETDVYWCTADVGWVTGHSYVAYAPLINGATQVMYEGTPDSPHQGRWWEIVEKYKVSILYTAPTAIRTFMKWGSEIPAKYDLSSLRVLGSVGEPINPEAWMWYRKVIGGDRAPIVDTWWQTETGAQMIAPLPGVTATKPGSAQVPLPGIAVDVVDEMGESVPNGHGGFLVIREPWPSMLRGIWGDPERFKDTYWSRFENMYFAGDGAKRDEDGDIWLLGRVDDVMNVSGHRLSTTEIESALVSHPAVAEAAVVGATDETTGQAVVAFVILRGDAANNGDATVQELRNHVGKEIGPIAKPKNILVVPELPKTRSGKIMRRLLKDVAEGRDPGDATTLSDPTIMQQIAASLRK